The DNA segment AGATTGCTAAAAGTCTCAATGTCTACAATAATATAATTTTTTCTAGATGCGTTAACCATTTATCAAAATGCTGACACTGTTGACGAATTATATCTAGTCCTATATCTATGGCAATTAGAGATCCATGTAATGGTTTATCAGAGCTAGGACAGCAACTAATAATTCTTTTGGATGGTGCTGTCATCGGACTTTCATTGATATGTTCAGGCGAAGGAAATTTTTCACGCTCACGCTGTAGCTGGTCTACTATACTTTGACCAAACCATCCCTTAAAAGCATTGGGATTACTGTACAATAGTCCCTCAAACTCATGTACTAATAAATTGGGGATAAAATTTTTGTGTCCAATATCTGCGCTCATTTTTTGTTCTAGATATTCAGCCTTTCTGAATGGGTCATTAGTATTTGGTAAAGTATCTTTTCCTGGAAAATCTTGGGGTAATGCATACAAATCGAACATTGTAGTCACGAATGCTGAACTATCTTCCGAGCATTTTCTGTGCAATTGCTTTTTGATTTTCTCATAGCTGACTATACCACCTTTACTTGTTGAGCTAGTTCGCACCAAGATGGGATTCAGGTAAATATTTTGTCGCTGAAAGTGGTCATAAAGTAATTCTCTGACAAAAGTTTCTTCTGTTTGTCCTTCCACAAAAATATTGACTCGCATCATCGTGAAGGTCTACCTCCTAGGATGTTCTTTTTCCATAATTCTCCTAAGCTGTAGTCTTCTAACCATTCATCTAAATCATCTTCATTTAATCTGCGAAGTAATGATTTTCCATCTTCTCTATCCACAACAATTACATCTTTAGCATCAAATTCGTTTAATAGTTCAACTGATTGAGTGGAAACAATAACTTGTTTTTTTCTGGAAGTTGCACGCATTAATGATGCCAATACAGTAATTGCATAAGGGTGAAGACCTAACTCAGGTTCATCAACTAAAATGGTTTCTGGTTGTAGAGAACTCGGTTGTAAAAATACCGTTGCTAAACAGATAAAACGCAGTGTTCCATCAGAAAAAAGATGAGCTTTGAAGGGAATATTTTGATTTTGCTCAAACCATTCTAGTTCTATTACTTCCTTATTTCGTGGAGAAGGTCGTAAACAAAAATCGCCAAAAAAAGGAGCAACTAGTCTAATTGTTTTAATAATTCGTTGATAAGAATCAGGATAATTCTCTTTTAATAAATACAAAAAGGCGGCTAAATTACTTCCATCTGGACGCAGGTAAATATTATCATTAATACTATGTGGTTGCTTCACATAAGCCGTGTCACTGGTATCATGGAAATGGTAAACCCGCCATTGTCGCATAGCAGGTAATATGTAGTCGTCAATTTGAGTTTTATTACCCTGGAAAGCTTTAGTTTCAAAATGACCACTGTCGATTTTACGCC comes from the Nodularia sp. NIES-3585 genome and includes:
- a CDS encoding DUF4276 family protein, with protein sequence MMRVNIFVEGQTEETFVRELLYDHFQRQNIYLNPILVRTSSTSKGGIVSYEKIKKQLHRKCSEDSSAFVTTMFDLYALPQDFPGKDTLPNTNDPFRKAEYLEQKMSADIGHKNFIPNLLVHEFEGLLYSNPNAFKGWFGQSIVDQLQREREKFPSPEHINESPMTAPSKRIISCCPSSDKPLHGSLIAIDIGLDIIRQQCQHFDKWLTHLEKIILL
- a CDS encoding AAA family ATPase; the encoded protein is MTKLSSEKQLSRIILKGFKSIAECDIQLSQLNILIGCNGAGKSNFIGFFRMVQQILDEQLQLFVSRQGGPDTILHFGRKKTKQLEIELYFGNNGYFATFEPTKDNRLMFSEESFWWNMGGRRKIDSGHFETKAFQGNKTQIDDYILPAMRQWRVYHFHDTSDTAYVKQPHSINDNIYLRPDGSNLAAFLYLLKENYPDSYQRIIKTIRLVAPFFGDFCLRPSPRNKEVIELEWFEQNQNIPFKAHLFSDGTLRFICLATVFLQPSSLQPETILVDEPELGLHPYAITVLASLMRATSRKKQVIVSTQSVELLNEFDAKDVIVVDREDGKSLLRRLNEDDLDEWLEDYSLGELWKKNILGGRPSR